The Candidatus Poribacteria bacterium nucleotide sequence TTCGCTGCCGCGATGAATCCGATGGCGAGTCCGGCGATCAGTGTCTTGGTGAGATCGAGCATCGATAGACCTCCGGCAAATGCCGAGGCGTTCAGTTCAGGATCGGGACAAGTAGAGCGGAAAGATGGGAATCGCGACAGGGCACCGCGACGGAGTTGGGGTACGTCCGAGCCCTCATCGAACCTCTCCCTGAAGGGAGAGGAACCCGACGAACCCCTTCTCCCTTCAGGGAGAAGGTCGGGTTGAGGGCCCGACTGCTACACCGCATCTCGACGTTGCGCGGAAGGACGGCTACCGCACGAACTGCGGCATGACGTTCGCCGACGACAGAATCCCGTACGCGCTCAGCCCATGGAGCCAGGCTCCCGCCTTCATGTAGCCGAACACGGGCCCGCAGACGTTCGCCGCCATCGACGTCTCGTCGCCCAGTGTGAAGACGTGGCTGCTCCGCTTGCCTTCGAACGTCACGCCCGTGATCCGCACGTTCGTGCTGATGGGCTTCTTCGGGTTGCGCGTATCGACGATCCCGCCGACGGTGACGCGGTCCCGCTCGACGACCCCGGCGAGCTCCAGGATGATGTCGTCGGCGTGCTCCATATCGACGAGCTCCAGCACGCCGTTCCGCCGGTCGAGCTCGGCGGCGACCTCTGCGTCGGGCATCAGCGACGCGCGTTCGATGTCGAAGCCCGGAAGGTGGGCGATGTCCTCGCGGATCGTCGCGCGGTAGCCCTCCCAGTTGGAGATGCCGACGCCGAAGACGACCTCGACGGACTCGATTTCGGCGTAGGACTGCGCCGCCAGGTTCGCCGCCGCCGTCAGGAGCCCCGGTGTCGCCCCGGCTCCCACGACGTACGTGATCTCCGCGTGCTTCAGTAGGTTGTCCAGCTTCATGAGGAGCTCGACGGCGCGCGTCCGCTTGAGCGCGTCCACCATGACGCCTCGGTAGCCCTGCTTCGCGAACCGCTCGACGACATTCGGGATGAACTCGTTCGGCAGATTCGGCAGAGCGAGGAACACGCCGTCGATGCTCCCGCTCCGCGCGATGACGTCTCCGATGGCGTCGTTCGAGAGGAACCCGACGCGCGGCGTCGCCGCGACGGTTCCCGACGTCTCACTCGCGTGGATCACCGCATCGGCGTCCAAGCCGCGTGCGTCGAAGGCGAAGCCCTTGCTGTCGGCGATGGCGACGAGCGTCATCTCCGACTTCGTGGCGAGCATGCGCACGGCGGCTTGTCCCAGCCCGCCGGCTCCCAGCACGGCAACGCGCAGATGGCGATTCGGTTCCATAGGCCTCGTCGTTTCCTCTCACTGATTGCCCTCACACTACGCCCACAAGGGCGGTTCGAGCCGTTCCAGAGCCTCGCGCGGCACGGACTGTGATTCCATGACGCCCTTCTCGACGTAGATCGGCGTGCTCGTCCGCACGGCGACGGCGATCGCGTCGCTGGGTCGGCAGTCGAGCGACTGGCGCGTGCCGGCGCGTTCGACCTCCAGGTTCGCGTAGAACGTCAACTCCCGAAGCTGCGTGATCGTGACGCGCACGGGCACGGCTCCGGTCGCTTCCAACAGGTTGCGGATGAAATCGTAGGTCATCGGGCGCGGCGTCGAGATGCCGTTGAGCCCGACCCGGATCGACTGCGCCTCGAACCGCCCCACCCAGATGGGCAGATAGCGTTCGTCGTCGTCCAGCAGCACGATGATCCCGTAGTCGTCCCGCTTCGATTCGACGACATCCGCGACGCGGACGGGAACCAGTTCCGCGTCGATCGCGTCGTCCAGGTTGATGCGAACAGCGGCGGTCGGCGGCGCAACGGCGGAGCACCCGACGCCCACGACACCCAGCGCGGAGAACCGCACGAAGTCACGGCGTGTCAGTCCTCGGTTCATCGGCTACCTCCTCCACGATCCGCGGCGGGGACGGATAGGCGGATCGGCTATGCCAGGCTATCCCGGTAGGGCGGTCGGTGGATACCACGCTCCGTGATGATCCCCGTGATATGTTCGGCGGGCGTTACGTCGAACGCGGGTGAGTAGACGTTGACGCCTTCGGGAGCGGTGCGGCGTCCGAAGCCTTCGGTGACCTCCTCGGCGGCGCGCTCCTCGATGGGGATGAGCCCGCCGTGTTCCAGCGAGAGGTCGAGCGTCGACGTCGGCGCGGCGACGTAGAACGGGACGCCGTGCGCCTTCGCGAGCAGGGCGACGCCGTAGGTTCCGATCTTGTTCGCGGCGTCTCCGTTGGCGGCGATCCGGTCGGCTCCAACGACGACGAGTTGGATCCGCCCCTCGCGGAGGACCTGCGCCGCCGTGTTGTCGCAAATGAGCGTCGTGGGAACCCCGGCGCGGAGCAGCTCCCAGGTCGTCAGCCGGGCTCCCTGGAGCAGGGGGCGCGTTTCGTCGGCATAGACGGAGATGCGCTTGCTCTGCGCGTGCGCCGAGAAGATCACGGCGAGTGCGGTTCCGTAGCCGCTCGTGGCGAGTCCGCCGGCGTTGCAGTGGGTCAGGATGCCGTCGCCGTCTCGGACGAGGGTCGCGCCGTGTTCGCCGATGGCGTGACAGAGGGCGTCGTCCTCGGTGAGGATGGCGTCGGCTTCGCGGAGCATCCGCGCGCGGAAGGCGTCGGGCTCCAGCCGCGCGTTCTCGTGAGCGACGCGGCGCATGCGTTCCAGCGCCCAGAAGAGGTTGACCGCCGTCGGTCGGGATGTCGCGAGGTGGTCGGCTGCGGCGTCGGCTTGGCGAATGAGCTCCGCCGTGGAACCGTCGCCGTCGATGCCGCACAGAACACCGTACGCCGCCGCGATGCCGATGGCGGGCGCGCCCCGGACGCGCAACGAGCGAATCGCCTCCCACACCTCATCGACAGTCCGGCAGTCCTTGTAGACGACCTCGCCGGGCAGGCGAGTCTGATCGAGCAGCCGTACGGCCCCGTCGCGCCATTGGACGGTGCGGAACCCGGCGCTCATGCGTTGCCTTCGTCGTCGACGATCTCGTCGTCGTCGTCGCTGTCGAACTCGTCCGGGAAGTCCTCGTCGTCCCCGGAGTCGAGGAAGTCGGGTATCTGACGGAGTCTCGCCTTCTGTCGATAGTGCTCGTGGGCTTCCTTGAGGAGGGCGGTCGTCTCGACGCGATTGAGCCAGCCCTGGAGGGGGAAGAAGGGCTCGAAGAACTGCGCCATGCGCCGCAGCGTGGCATCGTCGAGGTCGGTCAGGTCACGCACCGCCTCGAAGCGCGCCTCGCTGAGGAGGACGCAGACGATCTTGTGGTCTCGATCCCGCCGCTTGAGGGCTCCGATGGGGCGCACTTCGCAGATGTTGCCCGCCCACGTGGGCTTGCGCACCAGGACCATCGCGTCGAGGCGCTTACCCGCCGGGGAGAGCGTCTCGGGAACCCATCCGTAC carries:
- a CDS encoding saccharopine dehydrogenase-like oxidoreductase translates to MEPNRHLRVAVLGAGGLGQAAVRMLATKSEMTLVAIADSKGFAFDARGLDADAVIHASETSGTVAATPRVGFLSNDAIGDVIARSGSIDGVFLALPNLPNEFIPNVVERFAKQGYRGVMVDALKRTRAVELLMKLDNLLKHAEITYVVGAGATPGLLTAAANLAAQSYAEIESVEVVFGVGISNWEGYRATIREDIAHLPGFDIERASLMPDAEVAAELDRRNGVLELVDMEHADDIILELAGVVERDRVTVGGIVDTRNPKKPISTNVRITGVTFEGKRSSHVFTLGDETSMAANVCGPVFGYMKAGAWLHGLSAYGILSSANVMPQFVR
- a CDS encoding bifunctional nuclease family protein; amino-acid sequence: MNRGLTRRDFVRFSALGVVGVGCSAVAPPTAAVRINLDDAIDAELVPVRVADVVESKRDDYGIIVLLDDDERYLPIWVGRFEAQSIRVGLNGISTPRPMTYDFIRNLLEATGAVPVRVTITQLRELTFYANLEVERAGTRQSLDCRPSDAIAVAVRTSTPIYVEKGVMESQSVPREALERLEPPLWA
- the mtnA gene encoding S-methyl-5-thioribose-1-phosphate isomerase — encoded protein: MSAGFRTVQWRDGAVRLLDQTRLPGEVVYKDCRTVDEVWEAIRSLRVRGAPAIGIAAAYGVLCGIDGDGSTAELIRQADAAADHLATSRPTAVNLFWALERMRRVAHENARLEPDAFRARMLREADAILTEDDALCHAIGEHGATLVRDGDGILTHCNAGGLATSGYGTALAVIFSAHAQSKRISVYADETRPLLQGARLTTWELLRAGVPTTLICDNTAAQVLREGRIQLVVVGADRIAANGDAANKIGTYGVALLAKAHGVPFYVAAPTSTLDLSLEHGGLIPIEERAAEEVTEGFGRRTAPEGVNVYSPAFDVTPAEHITGIITERGIHRPPYRDSLA